agccCAAGCCCGAGTCCGACCCAAGCCAGACACGAccttgggtcgggctcgggccgttactTTCCGCCATTATCCTCGGGCCGCGCCAGACCCTTgatcaagcttttttttttttttatccattacctatttagcctaattgggtggggagaaagctaagccataatcagaaatattataaaatatgtatatataagctatataaaagtaacaaatgtgtacaaaatttaggctgcagttacaaaatgcagcacttcatgcgcggagtctcctcctctcgcacgcatcacactgggcctgctgggctgtattgtgtatcttaagtgcaacatggagcttgaagatgtaaagaaaaaaagaaaaacaggtgaattacctttgagcaagtgtggaggaaagtcggaggtatggaagcagtttaaacaagtcgtgggcagtgacaacaatatgttgttcatcatagtttcttttttttacgtttcttcattcagatccatttgcgatccattccattctgaataaacaaacagcgcagtttacaggcttcgtccttgttgcattattctaaacagatttctgtagttcaaacaactcagaattgtagttgagaacgtcagttataacggcccacgtattaaaatgTTGGGTtaaaatcgggctcgggctcataattatagttaatgtgtcgggccgggccggtctcggacgcaacgtgctcgggtaggttcgggcttgatttttttgggccgatctaaactcgtgtgtgtgtgtgtgtgtgtgtgtgtgtgtgtgtgtgtgtgtgtgtgtgtgtgtgtgtatatatatatctcatttACTTTCTCCATGTCATCTAGTGACTTTTCTGCAGTTGCCTTTGTATGTTTCTCAGCTTCTAGTTCATACGTCTCACGGGTCGTCAGGAATTCCTCAGCCAAAatgcttaaaaaagaaaataactgtGAGTGAAATAGTTAATATTTTTCAACACAAGTTGTCTAGAAGttggtaaaaaagaaaaacattctcAGCATAACAAATATCTTTTGGtaaaaatgaacacacacacacacacacacacacacacacacacctgtccagTGGATCAGCAGGCTCAGGGATGATGAGCAGTCCATACACAGCTTCTAGGATCTCTCTCATAGTGATGTGGGCATTGTAGTTGCGGTCAAATATGTTGTGGCAGATGCGGCCCACACTGTTGACATTGCAGTGATACACCTGTCATTGTGTTAAGAAAACACATACATCTCTAACAGATAACATTACTTAACAATGTTAACAATTGCAATGTGCgtctacatactgtatatactaaaTAACTTCAGTTATTTGTATTTTGGCAGGATACTTGTGTGACAAAGCGGACAAGTGGAGGCTTCGCTGGGTAGTCAGGACCAAACTGGCAGTACAGCTCAAACACTCCTTTCTTATACGGTGTGTCAGGAGGGCCTTGCATGAGAATCCTCCAGAATGCTgaaaagattagaaaaaaagcttaaactttgtcgctttaaaaaaaatacatacatttgcatgaataaaaaaggtgTATCTGAAAACAAGGTATACTGTGTTTCAACACAACTTATCTTATACATAGAACTAAACTATACAATAAGAAAATATGGCTACCCCAAAATGAGAGAACATGCCACTTACTAAAGTCTGACTCCGATGGAAAGATTCTGAAGAAGGGATGTGGGTTACAATGCAGGCTCTTCAGCTCATCCAGGACACGTTTGTCCTTCTCCAGGAACTGCCCCTTGGACTCCTTAAGCTTCTTTTTCAGGGCACTATTTACAAAGATTATTAATGATTCAAATGTAATGCAAACACTTTGAAGGCAGTAAATATAAGTAACCTGTTTGTCATTATAGTATggtaaaaaatattattattacagtttGAAATCATAAGACTAAGGGTAGTCTTGCAGCTGCTAGCTTGGCTGTAGACTTAGTTTTGTTTACACTGATCAACACATTTTTGTAAACATTGTCATAGAGTAATCAGGTAAATTTAACAAATGCCTCTTTTTATGTGTGACACCTTTACATTGTCAACTTGTTCGCCGTTTTACAATTCAGAGTATGACAGCAGGTAAAAAACCGTGGTCATCAGCAGATGGATATGGTCCTAATAACATTACTTGAACAAGTTTCTTATCAGCTCCTGTGGAACTGTTGCTTCCACCACTCACCTCTCCGTCACTGTCACTTTGCTGTTCAGCTGGCTTGGCAAGGATGTCTCTGGACATTTGTCATACCCATGAGTAATGAAGATGTTGGACAAACTACGCTATAAAATGACAGGAACAAATGAATTTGCACATCAACACAACATGTAAAAGTGTATGCCTGTGTCAAACAATAATGCATTCATTTCCCTATCACTTCCAACAGAATGGTGGACAAGGAACTAAAACTAACCTGACTGATGGAAGACGGGTCAAGTTTTTCCTTGAGTTTCCTCTGCTCCAAAGAGAGAACTGTCTCAATCTCAAAGAGCTTCAGACCCTCTTTGGTTGTCTGTGGTTTGAAACAACAACCACCTGGAAGTAATGTGAAGTGGAGAGATTAACAATTGTCTGAATAAAGGTCTGCAGAGTACAAATTAACGTACAACAATCAATATTATACCAACAACAAGATCTATACTTGAGCCGTCAGCTGTCAAATACCTGAGAGTGCAACAATGATAAGGCGAAGCTAACAGTCAACAACACTAATAAAGACAGTGAATTGGATGAGATCTCTTGAATTTGCAGAATGTTTGatggcatatactgtacatagcattatttatttttattttattattatttttatcataACAAGGTACACTGAAAATATTCAGTGACAAACACTATTAAAAGGCTTTGATTTTTCAATTTTTCCACCTACAGATTCCACAtagcattaattttttttacacattttgatGCATGATTTAATaagtattagggctgtcaaaataacgcagtaatttcgattaattaatctgagaaaaaaataacgcagataaTCCaatccatattgacgtttgacccggaaccattctagccaccattggactgtaaaatgaaggagggagacgagaatgtgctgcctggatcattaattggaacatttacttgtaaaaatcttcttcctgccaaccctggctaccgaaatctgaaactggtaaactacagcctcgtggtgcatttgaagttattgtaaatgtccctttcccatctagtggttgtttttgtcgttcaacagcaattcactagtgaaataagttaatgttattgttatacattattaaatcatttcattttgaccatatggccttagcaataaacaagccgttctttaatgtcaccaactgttgtttagtacccttttttttcccttttctttttttactttcttaaaaagtatcggttcaggcaccgttaattatgtatgcgattaatttcgattaattaatcaaagagtatgtaattaattagattacatgttttaatcaattgacagccctaataagtATATAACAGTGAATATACCCCTTTCCCACTGGCCAAAAATCCAtttacagtacacccactaacATCGGGCTTTTGTCTGCAGTGGGAAAGGTTACAATCTGTATTCACTCCCGGGTCAAATGGATCTGCAGTAGGCACGGGTATTTAACAACTCCAGCTCCGATCGGCAGTGATGGAGCACGACACCTGGGTAGCTGCGGTAATTTGGGGCCCTTTCCCATGCAGGTTTGTTGGTTTTAAAAACCCTGCATATACATGCAAATGTTGGTGGAAAAAGGCATAAGGAAGCAGTTTTTCAAAGATGCCATACCTGTTGCATTGCTGATTCCATGAAGCATATTGTTCTCCACATTTCCAAGAAGTATCGAGTCCACAATGATGTTAGATTTTAGCAGTTTGGCTGTAACAACATCTGGCTCTATTGAGGATCTATGGGAAGAATTGAGATTATGTCAACTCACTTAAAAATATCACAATCTGTAGTTGACAGTTTAAAGTCATGGTTACTCATGACATTGTCTTACTGCTCACAGTATCAATATATGTACTAACAGGTCAAGTATAAACAAGGTACCAAAACTGCTTAGAACAGATTTACCCAGAATCATTTCCATCAGTGAGACAAATGATGCGAAGTCTACAATCTGGGAACCTCGTCTTGACCTTTTCCAGCTCA
This Sander lucioperca isolate FBNREF2018 chromosome 9, SLUC_FBN_1.2, whole genome shotgun sequence DNA region includes the following protein-coding sequences:
- the LOC116046212 gene encoding uncharacterized protein LOC116046212 isoform X1, whose protein sequence is MEEECYASAEIKKIDAVKELFDNFATRTMAYDFYHVIGLMKFDSLVKILHTFTETLEMFKEHVRNIEASGCTLLYDALRRGACELEKVKTRFPDCRLRIICLTDGNDSGSSIEPDVVTAKLLKSNIIVDSILLGNVENNMLHGISNATGGCCFKPQTTKEGLKLFEIETVLSLEQRKLKEKLDPSSISQRSLSNIFITHGYDKCPETSLPSQLNSKVTVTESALKKKLKESKGQFLEKDKRVLDELKSLHCNPHPFFRIFPSESDFTFWRILMQGPPDTPYKKGVFELYCQFGPDYPAKPPLVRFVTQVYHCNVNSVGRICHNIFDRNYNAHITMREILEAVYGLLIIPEPADPLDSILAEEFLTTRETYELEAEKHTKATAEKSLDDMEKQLVESVPQFIPQHLICPLTKKMFVDPVKTVYGTVYERKAIEEHLKQHQYDPMAGPEHKLEMSDIRADQDMKKMVTGHRSRQIQFEVAAE